The Vibrio navarrensis genome has a segment encoding these proteins:
- a CDS encoding OmpA family protein has product MKNRSLALAILLTLSGCQATQRQNATTGEAETNSATKGALLGALAGAVAGAATGDKDDRGKRALIGAAGGAAIGGGVGYYFDQQEKALRQALLNSGVQVERVGENQLLLRLENGIGFSSGSYNLEASIHSTLQGVARVLVEYPDTSLVIDGYTDSTGSDSSNQILSERRAESVRAFLISQKVAAGRAIARGNGERYPLCTNSTAEGRACNRRVEIQILPLK; this is encoded by the coding sequence TTGAAAAACCGTTCACTTGCTTTAGCGATTCTACTGACCCTTAGCGGCTGCCAAGCGACTCAACGACAAAACGCAACCACCGGCGAAGCCGAAACCAATTCCGCAACCAAAGGTGCCCTACTTGGAGCTCTCGCTGGCGCCGTTGCAGGCGCGGCTACCGGCGACAAAGATGACCGAGGCAAACGCGCACTGATTGGCGCGGCAGGTGGTGCAGCCATCGGTGGCGGTGTCGGCTACTATTTTGATCAACAAGAGAAAGCGCTACGTCAAGCCTTGCTCAACTCGGGTGTTCAAGTCGAGCGCGTTGGAGAAAATCAACTGCTGCTGCGTTTGGAAAATGGCATCGGCTTTAGCTCAGGTTCTTACAACCTCGAGGCTTCCATCCACAGCACACTGCAAGGCGTTGCACGCGTTTTGGTCGAGTATCCGGACACCAGTTTGGTGATTGATGGTTATACCGATAGCACGGGCAGCGATTCATCCAACCAAATTTTGTCTGAACGCCGCGCTGAATCTGTGCGTGCTTTCTTAATCTCGCAAAAAGTGGCTGCTGGCCGAGCGATTGCACGCGGAAACGGCGAACGTTACCCACTTTGCACCAATAGCACTGCCGAAGGCCGGGCCTGTAACCGCCGAGTAGAAATTCAGATCCTGCCTTTAAAATAG